In uncultured Cohaesibacter sp., a genomic segment contains:
- a CDS encoding GntR family transcriptional regulator, translating to MKEGTSWTQIREEVLRRINERIWQPGEMIPNEADLAEEFHCARTTVNRALRELATAGIVTRKRKAGTRVAVNPPHKAVLTIPIIREEVEAKGGSYRQSLLIRENRSLPAFLAGAFRVSEATPLLYTETVHFSDNRPFIYEERFTSLTAVPDFEKADLLAETANEWLVQNAPYSGGDASFFAVSADAKLARAFDVAIGEALFATERSTWLAEAPITHVRLVYCPGYRMRTSF from the coding sequence ATGAAAGAAGGGACCAGTTGGACCCAAATCCGGGAAGAGGTGCTTCGGCGGATCAATGAGCGCATCTGGCAACCGGGCGAGATGATCCCCAACGAGGCCGATCTGGCCGAGGAATTCCATTGCGCCCGAACCACCGTCAATCGCGCCCTGCGTGAATTGGCAACAGCCGGTATCGTGACCCGCAAGCGCAAGGCAGGGACGCGGGTTGCTGTCAATCCGCCGCATAAGGCCGTTCTGACCATTCCCATCATTCGCGAAGAGGTGGAGGCGAAGGGCGGCAGCTATCGTCAGAGCCTGCTGATCCGGGAAAATCGCTCCTTGCCAGCCTTTCTGGCTGGGGCCTTCCGGGTGAGTGAGGCAACGCCGCTGCTCTATACCGAAACGGTGCATTTCTCCGATAACCGCCCCTTCATCTATGAAGAGCGCTTTACCAGCCTGACTGCTGTGCCAGATTTTGAAAAAGCCGATCTCCTTGCGGAAACCGCCAATGAATGGCTGGTGCAAAATGCACCCTATTCGGGCGGGGACGCCAGCTTCTTTGCGGTTTCGGCCGATGCCAAGCTGGCCAGAGCCTTCGATGTTGCGATTGGTGAAGCGCTGTTTGCCACAGAGCGCAGCACCTGGCTGGCAGAGGCGCCGATCACCCATGTGCGGCTGGTCTATTGTCCCGGCTATCGCATGCGCACCAGCTTCTAA
- a CDS encoding NAD-dependent succinate-semialdehyde dehydrogenase, which translates to MNLRDNSLLETRAYINGEWLSLDARFDVLNPATGEVIAQVSDCSIDHVKAAIDAAYEAQKQWAQYTGKERGAILRKWFDLMVANAEDLGKILCAEMGKPLPEAIGEIHYGASFIEWFSEEAKRVYGDIIPGHQRDKRLMVLKQPVGVVGSITPWNFPNAMIARKVAPALAVGCSFVARPAELTPLSAIAMAVLAERAGVPKGVFNVVPNSHSAATGQELCANPKVAKITFTGSTRVGKILMRQCADTIKKMSMELGGNAPFIVFDDADLDAAVEGAMIAKYRNNGQTCVCANRLYVQDGVYEAFAEKLTAAVARLKPGNGMDEGVNVGPLINMDAVEKVESHLKDAAAKGARLLTGGSRLGGTFFEPTVIADVPADALVSNEETFGPVAPLIRFKTEEEVIAMANDTEFGLAGYFFANDLSRVWRVAEAMETGMVGVNTGLVSTEVAPFGGIKQSGLGREGSKYGVEDYLEVKYVCIGGI; encoded by the coding sequence ATGAATCTCAGAGACAACAGCCTTCTGGAAACACGCGCCTATATCAACGGCGAATGGCTCAGCCTTGACGCCCGCTTCGATGTTCTCAACCCCGCAACGGGCGAAGTGATTGCGCAAGTGTCTGATTGCAGCATTGACCATGTCAAGGCCGCCATTGATGCCGCCTATGAAGCCCAGAAGCAATGGGCGCAATATACCGGCAAGGAGCGCGGCGCCATCCTGCGCAAATGGTTTGATCTGATGGTCGCCAATGCCGAGGATCTGGGCAAGATCCTCTGTGCCGAGATGGGCAAGCCCCTGCCAGAGGCTATCGGCGAAATCCATTATGGCGCGTCTTTCATCGAATGGTTCTCCGAGGAGGCAAAACGCGTTTATGGCGACATCATCCCCGGCCATCAGCGCGACAAGCGCCTGATGGTGCTCAAGCAACCGGTCGGCGTTGTCGGCTCCATCACGCCATGGAACTTCCCCAACGCGATGATCGCCCGCAAAGTCGCCCCGGCTCTGGCGGTGGGCTGCAGCTTCGTTGCCCGCCCTGCCGAACTGACCCCGCTCTCGGCCATTGCCATGGCCGTGCTGGCCGAAAGGGCAGGCGTTCCCAAGGGCGTCTTCAATGTCGTGCCGAACAGCCATTCGGCGGCAACGGGACAGGAACTTTGCGCCAACCCGAAGGTTGCCAAGATCACCTTCACCGGCTCGACCCGCGTCGGCAAGATCCTGATGCGTCAATGCGCCGATACCATCAAGAAGATGAGCATGGAACTGGGCGGCAACGCCCCCTTCATCGTCTTTGATGACGCAGATCTCGATGCCGCCGTCGAAGGGGCGATGATCGCCAAATATCGCAACAATGGCCAGACCTGCGTCTGCGCCAACCGGCTTTATGTTCAGGATGGCGTCTATGAAGCCTTCGCAGAGAAGCTGACCGCAGCAGTGGCCAGACTCAAGCCGGGCAACGGCATGGATGAGGGCGTCAATGTTGGCCCGCTGATCAATATGGATGCGGTCGAGAAGGTGGAAAGCCACCTCAAGGATGCGGCCGCCAAGGGTGCCAGACTGCTCACCGGCGGCTCCCGCCTTGGCGGCACCTTCTTCGAGCCGACAGTCATTGCCGATGTTCCCGCCGACGCCCTCGTCTCCAACGAGGAAACCTTCGGGCCGGTGGCTCCGCTCATCCGCTTCAAAACGGAAGAAGAAGTCATCGCCATGGCCAATGACACCGAATTCGGCCTTGCCGGCTATTTCTTCGCCAACGATCTTTCCCGTGTCTGGCGCGTCGCCGAAGCGATGGAAACCGGCATGGTGGGCGTCAATACCGGCCTTGTCTCGACCGAAGTGGCCCCCTTCGGCGGCATCAAGCAATCCGGCCTTGGGCGCGAAGGCTCCAAATATGGCGTCGAGGATTATCTCGAGGTCAAATATGTCTGTATTGGCGGCATCTGA
- a CDS encoding zinc ribbon domain-containing protein YjdM: MSELPACPQCASTYTYEDGALLICPECAHEWSLNQQNEEEGEATIRDANGTPLADGDTVTVIKDLKIKGTNDVVKVGTKVKNIRIVGGDHDIDCRIPGIGPMGLKSEFVKKVAD; the protein is encoded by the coding sequence ATGAGCGAGCTCCCTGCCTGCCCGCAATGCGCGAGCACCTACACCTATGAAGACGGCGCCCTGCTGATCTGTCCTGAATGCGCCCATGAATGGTCGCTCAACCAGCAGAACGAGGAAGAAGGCGAAGCGACCATCCGCGATGCCAACGGCACCCCGCTTGCCGACGGCGACACGGTGACAGTGATCAAGGATCTCAAGATCAAGGGCACCAATGATGTGGTCAAGGTCGGCACCAAGGTGAAGAATATCCGCATCGTCGGCGGAGATCATGATATCGACTGCCGCATCCCCGGCATTGGCCCGATGGGGCTGAAATCGGAATTTGTCAAGAAAGTCGCCGACTGA
- the fabV gene encoding enoyl-ACP reductase FabV, protein MIIHPVIKGQVAKSCHPVGCGRAVAEQIAYVRQAPQIAKGPRKVLVLGASSGFGLASRIALAFGGARADSIGVAFERGPSEKGVGTAGWYNLVHFSHQAEKEGLIARNFVGDAFSPEMRARVADYIREDFGGSVDLVVYSLATGARPDPQTGELIRSAIKPIGGQTRGYSIDLERDCLEEQCLPAATDQEIEDTVKVMGGEDWVSWIRFLDGEGLLAEGCQTLAFSYVGPQCTHAIYHEGTLGRAKAHLHKSADKIDAALEVIGGQAHVVVCKALVTKASVFIPGLSPYLLALFRVMKEMGLHEGCIEQMQRLYADNIYRADGVIPVDGERLVRIDDREMRADVQARVMQLLAQMRPETFQQLGDYDGYKGDFMKLNGFGFDDVNYDQDVDLSPFDAA, encoded by the coding sequence ATGATTATTCATCCTGTTATCAAAGGGCAGGTAGCCAAATCCTGCCATCCTGTCGGTTGTGGCCGCGCCGTTGCCGAGCAGATCGCCTATGTTCGTCAAGCCCCACAGATCGCCAAAGGGCCGCGCAAGGTGCTGGTTCTGGGGGCGTCGTCCGGCTTCGGGCTGGCGTCACGCATCGCGCTTGCTTTCGGCGGAGCGCGGGCAGACAGCATCGGGGTTGCCTTCGAGCGAGGCCCTTCGGAGAAGGGCGTCGGCACGGCAGGCTGGTATAATCTTGTCCATTTCAGCCATCAGGCCGAAAAGGAAGGGCTTATCGCGCGCAATTTTGTTGGCGATGCCTTCTCCCCGGAGATGCGGGCCAGAGTTGCCGACTATATTCGCGAAGATTTTGGCGGTTCGGTGGATCTGGTGGTTTATTCTCTGGCAACCGGTGCCCGGCCCGATCCGCAGACAGGAGAGCTGATCCGCTCGGCGATCAAGCCAATCGGCGGGCAGACCCGTGGCTATAGCATCGATCTGGAGAGGGATTGCCTTGAGGAACAGTGCCTGCCTGCCGCCACGGATCAGGAAATCGAGGATACGGTGAAAGTCATGGGCGGCGAGGACTGGGTCAGCTGGATCAGGTTTCTTGATGGTGAAGGGCTTCTGGCCGAGGGATGCCAGACATTGGCCTTTTCCTATGTCGGGCCGCAATGCACCCATGCCATCTATCATGAGGGAACGCTGGGGCGCGCCAAGGCACATCTGCACAAGAGCGCCGACAAGATCGATGCCGCACTCGAGGTGATCGGGGGGCAGGCGCATGTGGTGGTCTGCAAGGCCTTGGTGACCAAGGCCAGTGTCTTTATTCCCGGTCTGTCGCCCTATCTGCTGGCGCTGTTTCGGGTGATGAAGGAAATGGGTTTGCATGAGGGCTGCATCGAGCAGATGCAAAGGCTTTATGCGGATAATATCTATCGTGCCGATGGCGTCATTCCTGTTGATGGCGAGCGCCTTGTCCGGATTGATGACCGGGAAATGCGCGCCGATGTTCAGGCGCGGGTTATGCAGCTATTGGCGCAAATGAGGCCCGAGACATTCCAGCAGCTTGGTGATTATGACGGCTATAAGGGGGATTTCATGAAGCTGAATGGATTTGGCTTTGATGATGTCAACTATGATCAGGATGTCGATCTTAGCCCTTTTGATGCTGCATGA
- a CDS encoding SDR family oxidoreductase, whose translation MKEVGRLTMGWQGQVLKYSAFLDKRNFLAPVPDNEAPRYEFHQEKAAQPVGKAMIVGVSSRRSIGFGIAEHLADHGWDTVVTTRRKDKFMQISQRHDVRELDYTGSFEDLDGLDDVTGLVYCIAKSSVTTTKGLLGTSREEFLQTMSDSCYSYIAVIDEALKRNPNIKSIVGLSFLGGEKVIPGYDAIGVAKAALEQTNRILASELGARGIRANIVSAGSLRTPASRVLPDFSKVHSILSRRSFLKRPVTTEEIAGSVEFLLSDASGGMTGEVLYVNGGLNHSMML comes from the coding sequence ATGAAAGAAGTGGGTCGATTGACGATGGGTTGGCAAGGTCAGGTCCTTAAATATAGCGCATTTCTCGATAAGCGGAATTTTCTGGCTCCGGTGCCGGACAATGAGGCGCCGCGTTATGAATTTCATCAGGAGAAGGCCGCCCAGCCCGTAGGCAAAGCGATGATTGTCGGCGTCAGTTCGCGCCGTTCGATCGGATTTGGTATCGCCGAACATCTGGCCGATCATGGCTGGGATACGGTGGTGACCACGCGCCGCAAAGACAAGTTCATGCAGATTTCCCAGCGCCATGATGTGCGCGAGCTGGATTATACCGGCTCGTTCGAGGATCTCGATGGTCTGGATGATGTGACCGGGCTGGTCTATTGCATTGCAAAATCGAGCGTGACGACGACCAAGGGGCTGCTCGGTACCAGCCGCGAAGAATTCCTGCAAACGATGAGCGACAGCTGCTATTCCTATATTGCGGTCATCGATGAGGCGCTCAAGCGCAATCCCAATATCAAGTCGATTGTCGGGCTTTCCTTCCTTGGTGGCGAGAAAGTCATTCCCGGATATGATGCCATTGGCGTTGCCAAGGCGGCGCTGGAGCAGACCAACCGTATTCTTGCCTCCGAGCTTGGGGCGCGCGGCATTCGTGCCAACATCGTTTCTGCCGGATCCCTGCGCACACCTGCTTCGCGGGTATTGCCGGATTTCAGCAAGGTGCATTCCATTCTTTCGCGCCGGTCTTTCCTGAAGCGTCCCGTGACCACTGAAGAGATTGCAGGCAGCGTTGAGTTTCTGCTCAGCGATGCTTCTGGCGGCATGACGGGCGAAGTGCTCTATGTCAATGGCGGTCTCAACCATTCCATGATGCTCTGA
- the iolG gene encoding inositol 2-dehydrogenase — protein sequence MIRIGLLGAGRIGQIHARSVSALDNVEIVAIHDPVDEAAAYVQAMTGAARASLLEIVDDPDIDAVIIASPANEHAEQILEAANGGKHIFCEKPIDLNMDKVRECVAAVEKAGVKMMVGFNRRFDTNFNAVKRNIQNGEVGEVELVQITSRDPSAPSMDYLKSSGGIFVDMMIHDFDMARYVLDDEIVEVYATGSVLTDPAIGLIGDLDTATATLRSAKGRIAIITNSRRSSYGYDQRVEVHGSKGMVRANNLRGTSVTLANATGYRSDPLLDYFQERYAVSYKAELQTFCRVISGQDEKHPDHIDGLKAIELAEAAWESYRKGCVIKVGQ from the coding sequence ATGATCCGTATCGGTCTTTTGGGAGCCGGCCGCATTGGCCAAATTCACGCCAGATCCGTCAGCGCGCTCGACAATGTCGAGATTGTCGCCATCCATGATCCGGTCGATGAGGCTGCCGCTTATGTTCAAGCCATGACCGGGGCCGCCCGTGCTTCGCTTCTGGAAATCGTGGACGACCCCGATATCGATGCCGTGATCATTGCGTCGCCTGCCAATGAGCATGCGGAACAGATTCTGGAAGCGGCCAATGGCGGCAAGCATATTTTCTGCGAAAAGCCGATCGACCTGAATATGGACAAGGTTCGTGAGTGCGTGGCTGCCGTGGAGAAGGCTGGCGTCAAGATGATGGTCGGTTTCAACCGGCGTTTTGATACCAACTTCAATGCTGTCAAACGCAATATCCAGAATGGCGAAGTGGGTGAGGTTGAGCTGGTGCAGATCACCTCGCGCGATCCGTCCGCTCCCTCCATGGACTATCTGAAATCGTCTGGCGGTATTTTCGTCGACATGATGATCCATGATTTCGATATGGCGCGCTATGTGCTGGATGACGAAATTGTTGAAGTTTATGCCACCGGTTCCGTTCTGACCGACCCGGCCATCGGGCTGATCGGAGATCTGGATACGGCGACAGCAACCCTGCGGTCTGCCAAAGGCCGGATTGCCATCATCACCAACAGCCGTCGCTCGAGCTATGGTTATGACCAGCGCGTCGAGGTGCATGGTTCCAAGGGAATGGTTCGGGCCAACAACCTGCGAGGAACGTCGGTGACACTGGCCAATGCGACCGGTTATCGCAGCGATCCTCTGCTTGACTATTTCCAGGAGCGCTATGCTGTTTCCTACAAGGCGGAATTGCAGACCTTCTGTCGGGTGATTTCCGGGCAGGATGAAAAGCATCCTGATCATATCGACGGTCTCAAGGCCATCGAGCTGGCCGAAGCTGCCTGGGAATCCTATAGAAAGGGCTGTGTCATCAAGGTTGGCCAGTGA
- the hutI gene encoding imidazolonepropionase → METGKAPYGLIPDGVLAIKDGMIAFCGPKAKLPDDYHDWPSRDVDGALLTPALIDCHTHIVFGGNRAREFEMRLEGASYEEIARAGGGIVSTVTATRAASEEELLASALPRVDTLIAEGVTTLEIKSGYGLDIESELKMLRVARRIATERDVCVRTSYLGAHATPADYKGKPDLYLDEVCLPALKKAHDEGLVDAVDGFCEGIAFSPAQIARVFDKAKALGLPVKLHAEQLSNLGGAALAARYGALSSDHLEHLDEAGVLAMAEAGTVAVLLPGAFYTLRETQSPPVDLLRKHNVPMAISTDCNPGTSPLTSLLLTINMACTLFRLTPEEALLGATRNAAKALGFTDRGILAEGKRADIAIWGVSHPAELAYRIGFNPLKDRIRGGA, encoded by the coding sequence ATGGAAACCGGCAAGGCCCCCTATGGCCTGATCCCTGATGGTGTGCTGGCGATAAAAGATGGCATGATTGCCTTTTGCGGCCCCAAGGCCAAACTTCCCGACGACTATCACGACTGGCCCAGCCGCGATGTCGATGGTGCACTGCTGACGCCAGCCCTCATCGACTGCCACACCCATATTGTCTTTGGTGGCAACAGAGCCCGCGAATTTGAAATGCGCCTTGAAGGGGCAAGCTACGAGGAAATCGCCCGCGCCGGTGGCGGCATCGTCTCCACTGTCACGGCGACCCGCGCAGCCAGCGAGGAAGAATTGCTCGCCAGCGCCCTGCCCCGCGTTGACACATTGATTGCAGAAGGCGTCACCACGCTGGAAATCAAGTCCGGCTACGGCCTAGATATCGAGAGCGAATTGAAAATGCTGCGGGTTGCCAGACGTATCGCCACCGAGCGCGATGTCTGCGTCCGCACATCCTATCTGGGAGCCCATGCCACGCCGGCAGACTATAAGGGAAAGCCGGATCTCTATCTGGATGAAGTCTGCCTGCCTGCATTGAAGAAAGCCCATGACGAGGGACTGGTGGACGCGGTGGACGGTTTCTGCGAAGGCATAGCCTTCTCTCCGGCCCAGATAGCCCGCGTCTTTGACAAGGCAAAAGCCCTCGGCCTGCCGGTCAAGCTCCATGCCGAGCAGCTTTCCAACCTTGGCGGAGCCGCCCTTGCTGCCCGCTATGGCGCACTGTCGAGCGACCATCTGGAACATCTCGACGAGGCGGGCGTCCTCGCCATGGCCGAAGCGGGAACCGTGGCCGTTCTGCTGCCCGGCGCTTTCTATACCCTGCGCGAAACACAAAGCCCGCCGGTCGACCTGCTGCGCAAGCATAATGTGCCTATGGCGATTTCCACCGACTGCAATCCGGGCACTTCGCCGCTGACATCTCTCCTGCTGACCATCAACATGGCCTGCACCCTGTTCCGCCTGACCCCGGAAGAGGCCCTGCTTGGCGCAACCCGCAACGCAGCCAAGGCCCTTGGCTTCACGGATCGCGGCATTCTGGCCGAAGGCAAACGCGCCGATATCGCCATCTGGGGAGTCTCCCATCCGGCAGAGCTGGCTTACCGCATCGGTTTCAACCCCCTTAAAGATCGCATCCGGGGAGGTGCATAA
- a CDS encoding formimidoylglutamate deiminase, with protein MKIYAEMALTPAGWQNALLVQVGDDGKIAQVESDVSPERAGEASRRVEILLPAPVNLHSHAFQRAMAGMSEKRGPEPLDTFWTWRQIMYRFLDILSPDDIEAITAFVQMEMLEAGYACNAEFHYVHHQPDGTPYDNLAELSERVVAAAEQTGIGLTLLPVLYQYGGCDQRPLGAGQIRFGNDYERFARLHEGASRAVARLGASRSEGDSLIGVAPHSLRAVSPEALSACVSLAGARPLHMHLAEQVKEVEEVEAAYGKRPVDWLLDNHDVKPNWCLIHCTQMTDRETDALAATGAVAGLCPITESSLGDGIFNGVRYLAKGGKLGLGSDSNIRISLSEELRTLEYSQRLRDRCRASVATAERSTGRVLYDAALTGGAQAAGRMAGAIASGHYADLLALDASSPMLDGCKGDDILDGWIFAGDDRLITDVWSAGRHLVIDGKHSRGEEIRRRYREVMRRLRQEF; from the coding sequence ATGAAAATTTATGCAGAAATGGCGCTAACGCCAGCCGGTTGGCAGAATGCACTTCTGGTGCAGGTTGGTGATGACGGCAAGATTGCTCAGGTTGAGAGCGATGTCAGCCCTGAAAGGGCCGGGGAGGCTTCCCGGCGGGTGGAAATTCTGCTGCCTGCGCCGGTCAATCTGCATAGCCATGCCTTCCAGCGGGCCATGGCGGGGATGAGCGAGAAGCGCGGGCCGGAGCCGCTCGATACCTTCTGGACCTGGCGGCAGATCATGTATCGCTTTCTTGATATTCTCTCGCCCGATGATATCGAGGCAATCACGGCATTCGTGCAGATGGAGATGCTGGAGGCTGGCTATGCCTGCAATGCGGAATTCCATTATGTGCATCATCAGCCAGACGGGACGCCTTATGACAATCTGGCCGAATTGTCCGAACGGGTGGTTGCGGCAGCGGAGCAAACGGGCATCGGGCTAACGCTGCTGCCGGTGCTTTATCAATATGGCGGTTGCGATCAGCGGCCACTCGGCGCTGGTCAGATCCGCTTTGGCAATGATTATGAGCGCTTTGCGCGGCTGCATGAGGGCGCTTCAAGGGCCGTCGCCCGTCTTGGGGCTTCGCGTTCCGAAGGCGATAGCCTGATCGGGGTGGCCCCCCATTCCCTGCGAGCGGTTTCCCCCGAGGCTCTTTCTGCCTGCGTTTCTCTTGCCGGGGCGCGGCCACTGCATATGCATCTGGCCGAGCAGGTCAAGGAAGTGGAAGAGGTGGAAGCTGCCTATGGCAAGCGGCCGGTTGACTGGTTGCTTGACAATCATGACGTCAAGCCGAACTGGTGCCTTATCCATTGCACCCAGATGACGGATAGGGAAACCGATGCTCTGGCTGCGACCGGAGCCGTGGCAGGGTTGTGTCCGATCACCGAATCCAGCCTTGGCGACGGCATCTTCAATGGGGTGCGCTATCTGGCAAAGGGCGGAAAGCTTGGGTTGGGGTCGGATTCCAACATTCGCATATCGCTGTCTGAGGAATTGCGCACGCTGGAATATTCCCAGCGCCTGCGGGATCGTTGCCGCGCCAGCGTTGCCACTGCGGAGCGGTCGACCGGGCGGGTGCTGTATGATGCGGCTTTGACTGGTGGGGCGCAGGCCGCAGGGCGTATGGCGGGGGCGATTGCGAGCGGGCATTATGCCGATCTGCTGGCGCTGGATGCATCCTCTCCGATGCTGGATGGCTGCAAGGGCGACGACATTCTGGATGGCTGGATATTTGCCGGAGATGATCGCCTTATAACTGATGTCTGGTCTGCCGGGCGGCATTTGGTTATAGATGGAAAACACAGCAGGGGAGAAGAGATTCGCAGGCGATATAGAGAAGTGATGAGACGGCTGAGGCAGGAATTTTGA
- a CDS encoding NADP-dependent isocitrate dehydrogenase → MADQSNPDIIYTIVDEAPELASASFLPIIRSFAEAAGISVGTKDISLAGRIIAAFPEKLSDAQRQSDDLAELGELVKKPEANVIKLPNISASVPQLVAAIEELKAQGYDLPDYPEEPKSDEEKSVRARYDAIKGSAVNPVLREGNSDRRAAKAVKNFAQKNPHSMGKWVSDSKTHVSSMPGSDFYANETSATLAAGQAGAAKIEFVGKDGSVTVLKDGWKLSEGEVVDATFMSAKALSAFLADEIAKTKNDGIMFSLHMKATMMKVSDPIIFGHAVKAWLAPVFEKYGADLAAAGVNPNSGMGDVLNRIAALPNAAAIQADIEVLVADRPAIYMVDSDKGITNLHVPSDVIIDASMPALIRAGGKGWDAKGEKGDVNCVIPDNCYAPVYDEAINFFKANGALDPATAGSVQNVGLMAQKAEEYGSHPTTFEIPSEGTIRIVLANGDVLHSHEVEAGDIWRSSTAKKAPIENWIELALDRQRLTGFEAIFWLDENRAHDAELIKYVKPALEAAGVADKFKIMAPREATRASLETITAGKDSIAITGNVLRDYLTDLFPILELGTSAKMLSIVKLMNGGGLFETGAGGSAPKHVQQLVEENHLRWDSMGEFCALGESLNYLADRKGNDKAAVLGAAAEAATQGILDNNRSPSRKAGQPDNRDSHYWFARYWAEALAAQNDDADLAAHFAPIAKALAEKETDILKELADAQGAAADIGGYYHPCVEKKAKVMRPSASLNAIFS, encoded by the coding sequence ATGGCCGATCAGTCGAACCCAGACATCATTTACACTATTGTTGACGAAGCGCCGGAACTGGCGAGCGCGTCATTTCTGCCGATCATCCGCTCTTTTGCAGAGGCTGCGGGCATCAGCGTCGGAACCAAGGATATTTCCCTTGCCGGGCGCATCATCGCGGCCTTTCCCGAGAAGCTGAGTGATGCACAGCGCCAGAGCGACGATCTGGCCGAACTTGGCGAACTGGTCAAGAAGCCGGAAGCCAACGTGATCAAGCTGCCGAATATTTCCGCCTCCGTGCCGCAGCTGGTTGCCGCCATCGAGGAACTCAAGGCGCAGGGTTATGATCTGCCCGACTATCCCGAAGAGCCCAAGAGTGATGAAGAAAAGTCTGTGCGGGCGCGCTATGATGCGATCAAGGGATCGGCCGTGAACCCTGTGTTGCGCGAAGGCAACTCCGATCGCCGCGCCGCCAAGGCGGTCAAGAATTTCGCCCAGAAGAATCCGCATTCCATGGGCAAATGGGTGTCCGACAGCAAGACCCATGTTTCGTCCATGCCGGGCAGTGATTTCTATGCCAACGAGACATCCGCCACGCTTGCCGCAGGGCAGGCAGGCGCTGCAAAAATCGAATTTGTCGGCAAGGATGGCAGCGTGACCGTTCTCAAGGACGGCTGGAAGCTTTCTGAAGGGGAAGTGGTCGATGCGACTTTCATGTCGGCCAAGGCATTGTCGGCATTCCTCGCCGATGAAATCGCCAAAACCAAGAATGACGGCATCATGTTCTCGCTGCATATGAAGGCGACCATGATGAAAGTGTCCGACCCGATCATTTTCGGCCATGCGGTCAAGGCCTGGCTGGCTCCGGTCTTCGAGAAATATGGGGCAGATCTGGCTGCTGCCGGGGTCAATCCCAATTCGGGCATGGGCGATGTGCTGAACCGCATTGCCGCGCTGCCGAATGCGGCTGCGATCCAGGCCGATATCGAGGTGCTGGTTGCGGATCGTCCGGCCATCTATATGGTTGACAGCGACAAGGGCATCACCAACCTGCATGTGCCTTCCGACGTCATCATCGATGCTTCGATGCCAGCGCTCATTCGTGCCGGTGGCAAGGGCTGGGATGCCAAGGGCGAGAAGGGCGACGTCAATTGCGTGATCCCGGACAATTGCTACGCGCCGGTCTATGACGAAGCCATCAATTTCTTCAAAGCCAATGGCGCTCTGGATCCGGCAACCGCGGGCAGCGTGCAGAATGTGGGCCTGATGGCGCAGAAGGCCGAGGAATATGGTTCCCATCCGACCACCTTTGAAATTCCCTCGGAAGGCACCATCCGTATCGTGCTGGCCAATGGGGATGTGTTGCATAGCCATGAGGTAGAGGCCGGGGACATCTGGCGTTCTTCCACCGCCAAGAAGGCACCGATTGAAAACTGGATCGAGCTTGCGCTCGACCGTCAGCGTCTGACCGGTTTCGAGGCCATTTTCTGGCTCGATGAAAATCGCGCCCATGATGCCGAGCTGATCAAATATGTCAAACCGGCCCTTGAAGCTGCCGGTGTGGCTGACAAGTTCAAGATCATGGCTCCGCGCGAGGCAACCCGCGCTTCTCTGGAAACCATCACCGCAGGCAAGGATAGCATCGCGATCACCGGCAACGTGCTGCGTGACTATCTGACCGACCTGTTCCCGATTCTGGAACTGGGCACCTCGGCCAAGATGCTGTCCATCGTCAAGCTGATGAATGGCGGCGGACTGTTTGAAACCGGTGCAGGGGGCTCTGCTCCGAAGCATGTCCAGCAGTTGGTCGAGGAAAATCACCTGCGTTGGGATTCCATGGGTGAATTCTGCGCATTGGGAGAAAGCCTGAATTATCTGGCCGATCGCAAGGGCAATGACAAGGCGGCCGTTCTGGGGGCTGCGGCGGAAGCGGCCACACAGGGCATTCTGGACAATAACAGATCGCCATCGCGCAAGGCTGGTCAGCCGGACAACCGGGACAGCCATTACTGGTTCGCCCGCTATTGGGCCGAAGCACTGGCTGCGCAAAATGACGATGCCGATCTGGCCGCCCATTTTGCTCCGATTGCCAAGGCACTCGCAGAGAAGGAAACGGACATTCTCAAAGAGCTGGCCGATGCTCAGGGGGCTGCAGCTGACATTGGCGGTTATTATCATCCTTGTGTTGAGAAGAAGGCCAAGGTCATGCGCCCGAGTGCTTCGCTCAACGCCATTTTCAGCTAA